From one Burkholderia latens genomic stretch:
- a CDS encoding asparaginase: MDTQRAAVVTYRGNAIENTHVADVAVVDAGGTLLFRLGDPFRMTLARSAAKPAQALSVIETGAPERFGFDDADIALMCASHSSEERHIARTRAMLAKVDAQESDLRCGGHAPLSDAVYRSWIKRDYTPTGVCSNCSGKHVGMLAGARAIGAAIADYHLPEHPMQVRVKHVVADACGLRDDEVDWAIDGCNLPTPAFSLDRLARLYASLADGADQVDARGADATSARVRALARIHHAMTAYPELVAGEGRYCTVLMDAFEGQVVGKLGADACYGIGVRASARTRALGADGALGISVKIEDGNIDVLYMMVSELLERLQIGTDAQRARLAAFHRPPMLNTQGVEVGHATFPFELQEA, translated from the coding sequence ATGGACACCCAACGCGCAGCGGTCGTCACGTACCGCGGCAATGCGATCGAGAACACGCACGTCGCCGATGTGGCGGTGGTGGATGCCGGCGGCACGCTGCTGTTCCGGCTCGGCGATCCGTTCCGGATGACGCTCGCGCGCTCGGCGGCGAAGCCGGCGCAGGCGCTGTCCGTGATCGAGACGGGCGCACCGGAACGGTTCGGTTTCGACGACGCGGACATCGCGCTGATGTGCGCGTCGCACAGCAGCGAGGAACGGCATATCGCGCGCACGCGCGCGATGCTCGCGAAGGTCGATGCGCAGGAGTCGGATTTGCGCTGCGGCGGCCATGCGCCGCTGTCCGATGCGGTGTACCGGTCGTGGATCAAGCGCGACTACACGCCGACCGGCGTCTGCAGCAACTGTTCGGGCAAGCACGTCGGGATGCTGGCCGGCGCGCGGGCGATCGGCGCTGCGATTGCCGACTACCACCTGCCGGAGCATCCGATGCAGGTGCGCGTGAAGCACGTGGTCGCCGACGCATGCGGATTGCGCGATGACGAAGTCGACTGGGCAATCGACGGCTGCAATCTGCCCACGCCGGCGTTCTCGCTCGATCGCCTGGCGCGTCTGTACGCGTCGCTGGCCGATGGCGCGGACCAGGTCGATGCGCGCGGCGCCGATGCGACGAGCGCCCGCGTGCGTGCGCTCGCGCGCATCCATCATGCGATGACGGCCTATCCGGAGCTGGTCGCCGGCGAAGGGCGCTACTGCACGGTGCTGATGGATGCGTTCGAAGGCCAGGTCGTCGGCAAGCTCGGCGCGGACGCGTGCTACGGGATCGGCGTGCGTGCGTCGGCGCGCACGCGGGCACTCGGCGCCGATGGCGCGCTCGGCATCTCGGTGAAGATCGAGGACGGCAATATCGACGTGTTGTACATGATGGTCAGCGAACTGCTCGAACGGTTGCAGATCGGCACCGATGCGCAGCGTGCGCGGCTCGCCGCGTTCCACCGGCCGCCGATGCTGAATACGCAGGGCGTCGAAGTCGGCCACGCGACGTTCCCGTTCGAATTGCAGGAAGCCTGA
- the aspA gene encoding aspartate ammonia-lyase encodes MTASGFRVEADLLGERSIPDAAYYGVHTLRAKENFDISGRTIASLPYLVMALAAVKEAAADANCELGLLPRAYRDAIAAACVEIREGRLHDQFVVDIIQGGAGTSTNMNANEVICNRALEIMGHARGQYEYLHPNEHVNLAQSTNDVYPTAIRIATCFAVEHLLEAMGRLRDAFAEKADAFSDLLKLGRTQLQDAVPMTLGQEFSTYAVMVTEDIARLQEAGWLMREINLGATAIGTGITAHPQYAEKALAALRRITGLDLSTAPNLIEATQDCGAFVQISGVLKRIAVKLSKICNDLRLLSSGPRAGFGEINLPPVQAGSSIMPGKVNPVIPEVVNQVAFEVFGNDLTVTFAAEAGQLQLNAFEPVIASALFRSFSHLTAACTTLTDRCVSGITANPERLRETMERSVALATALNPYIGYKRATAVAAEAHESGKSIREVVLDRQLMTAAQLDEALQPEALIRPRAY; translated from the coding sequence ATGACGGCAAGCGGCTTCCGCGTCGAAGCGGATCTTTTAGGCGAGCGAAGCATTCCGGATGCGGCGTACTACGGCGTCCATACGCTGCGCGCAAAGGAGAACTTCGACATTTCCGGGCGCACGATCGCGTCGCTCCCGTATCTCGTCATGGCGCTGGCAGCCGTGAAGGAGGCCGCGGCCGATGCGAACTGCGAGCTCGGGCTGCTGCCGCGCGCGTATCGTGACGCGATCGCCGCCGCGTGCGTCGAGATCCGTGAAGGCCGCCTGCACGACCAGTTCGTCGTCGACATCATCCAGGGCGGCGCCGGCACGTCGACCAACATGAACGCGAACGAGGTCATCTGCAATCGCGCGCTCGAAATCATGGGGCATGCGCGTGGCCAGTATGAATACCTGCATCCGAACGAACACGTGAATCTCGCGCAGAGCACGAACGACGTCTACCCGACCGCGATCCGGATCGCGACGTGCTTTGCCGTCGAGCATCTGCTCGAAGCGATGGGGCGGCTGCGCGATGCGTTCGCGGAGAAGGCCGATGCGTTCTCGGACCTGCTGAAGCTTGGCCGCACGCAGCTGCAGGACGCCGTGCCGATGACGCTCGGCCAGGAGTTCTCGACCTACGCGGTGATGGTGACGGAAGACATCGCACGTCTGCAGGAAGCCGGCTGGCTGATGCGCGAGATCAATCTCGGCGCCACCGCGATCGGCACCGGCATCACCGCGCATCCGCAATATGCGGAGAAGGCGCTGGCCGCGCTGCGGCGCATCACCGGCCTTGACCTGAGCACCGCGCCGAACCTCATCGAAGCGACGCAGGATTGCGGCGCGTTCGTGCAGATTTCCGGCGTGCTGAAGCGCATTGCCGTCAAGCTGTCGAAGATCTGCAACGACCTGCGGCTGCTGTCGAGCGGCCCGCGCGCCGGCTTCGGCGAGATCAACCTGCCGCCGGTGCAGGCCGGCTCGTCGATCATGCCGGGCAAGGTGAACCCGGTGATTCCGGAAGTCGTGAACCAGGTCGCATTCGAAGTGTTCGGCAACGACCTGACGGTGACCTTCGCCGCGGAAGCCGGGCAGCTTCAGCTGAACGCGTTCGAGCCGGTGATCGCGAGCGCGCTGTTCCGCAGCTTCAGCCATCTGACGGCCGCGTGCACGACGCTCACCGACCGCTGCGTGAGCGGGATCACCGCGAATCCCGAGCGGCTGCGCGAAACGATGGAGCGTTCGGTCGCGCTCGCGACCGCGCTGAATCCGTACATCGGCTACAAGCGCGCGACCGCCGTCGCCGCCGAAGCGCACGAGAGCGGCAAGTCGATCCGCGAGGTCGTGCTGGATCGCCAGCTGATGACCGCCGCGCAACTCGACGAAGCGCTGCAGCCCGAAGCGCTGATCCGTCCGCGCGCGTACTGA
- a CDS encoding LysR family transcriptional regulator — MKTMARDAGLDHLGAMRAFVRVVEMGSFSAVAKEMHVSTSTVARKITAIEDALGVALLHRSTHSVTLTEAGHIYLERAVTLIADLDDTLRVVAELNAQPSGPLKLTAPVAFGRRHLAPLIAPFLARYPTIQLDVRLTDNHNDLVAGGFDLDIHEGENYLDNLVVHRLSRNDSILCAAPGYLDRCGRPATPDDLLQYNCLRYVHPEGDPRWELVRGNARHSVLPAGNLVTDHSELLLDATCAGLGIAEFEIWLVRDLLANGQLEPVLPRYRLHNKLTGEYIYIAYLANRRSSAKLRVLKDFLAERLAHIGELSEAELAKIRAVGA, encoded by the coding sequence ATGAAAACGATGGCGAGAGACGCCGGGCTCGATCACCTCGGCGCGATGCGCGCGTTCGTGCGGGTCGTGGAAATGGGGAGCTTTTCGGCGGTCGCGAAGGAGATGCACGTGTCGACGTCCACCGTCGCGCGCAAGATCACGGCGATCGAGGACGCGCTCGGCGTCGCGCTGCTGCATCGCTCGACGCACAGCGTGACGCTGACCGAGGCCGGCCACATCTACCTGGAACGCGCGGTCACGCTGATCGCCGATCTCGACGACACGCTGCGCGTCGTCGCCGAGCTCAACGCGCAGCCGAGCGGGCCGCTGAAGCTCACCGCACCGGTCGCGTTCGGGCGCCGCCATCTCGCGCCGCTGATCGCGCCGTTTCTCGCGCGCTACCCGACGATCCAGCTCGACGTGCGGCTCACCGACAATCACAACGACCTCGTTGCCGGCGGTTTCGATCTCGACATTCACGAAGGCGAGAACTATCTGGACAATCTGGTCGTCCACAGACTGTCGCGCAACGACAGCATCCTGTGCGCCGCGCCCGGCTATCTCGACCGTTGCGGCCGCCCCGCGACGCCGGACGACCTGCTGCAGTACAACTGCCTGCGCTACGTGCATCCGGAAGGCGATCCGCGCTGGGAACTCGTGCGCGGCAACGCGCGGCACAGCGTGCTGCCGGCCGGCAACCTCGTCACCGATCACTCGGAGCTCCTGCTCGACGCGACGTGCGCGGGGCTCGGCATCGCCGAGTTCGAGATCTGGCTCGTGCGCGACCTGCTCGCGAACGGCCAGCTGGAACCCGTGCTGCCGCGCTATCGGCTGCACAACAAGCTGACCGGCGAGTACATCTACATCGCGTATCTGGCGAACCGGCGCAGCTCGGCGAAGCTGCGTGTGCTGAAGGACTTTCTCGCGGAACGTCTCGCGCACATCGGCGAGCTGTCCGAAGCCGAGCTGGCGAAGATTCGCGCCGTCGGCGCATAG